ACATCCCCCAGGATAATGGTGGTAATGGATATGGGAGTGGATATCAGTCTTTCCAGAGTCTGCACCTGGGCTTCCCATGGTGCAATTATAGGGGAAACTGCGGTGGCAGTGAAAAACACAGTCATTCCAATCAAACCAGATATCAGGAATTCTGGTGACAGGTTTCGGCTACCAATGAAGAAGGCTAGAAAGAGGAATAATGGCATCAGAAATCCGAATATGATTACTGGCCCCTTAAGGTAATAGATACGGATGTCCTTTTTCATAATCCCCAGAGAACGTTTGAACTGATCCAGACTGAACATATTATTCATCCTCCCTGGTGAGCTGGATGAAAACCTCTTCCAATGAGGGGGCCATTGTATTCAAACTCATTATCTTCATGTTTCTGGATTCAGCAAAGCTAGTTAAGGAGGTAATGAGGTCACTGACATTATCGGTGAATATTATGAGATTATCCCCCTCCTTTTTTATGTCATTGATATAGGGGATTCCAGTGAGGTTTTCCAGGCTTACCCTTTCATCAAAGCTTATTTTCACTGAGTGGAGATTTTTAATCTGATTTTTTAGTTTTTCAGGACGATCTATGGCTGCGATTTTACCATGACTAATGATAGCCACTCTGTCTGAGAGGTGGCTGGCTTCATCCATGTTATGGGTTGTTAAAAAGATGGTTTTCCCTTCCTGGGGGAATTCCTGTAGTATTTTCCGGATGAGTCTGGTGCTCTGCACATCCAGGCCCGAGGTGGGTTCATCCAGAAAAAGGAGTTCCGGGTCGTTAACCAGGGCCATGGCCAGGATCAGTCTCTGTTTCATTCCCTTGGAAAATCCCTTCACCTTGTCATCTTTCCGCTGGTAGAGTCCCATTTTTTCCAGGAGGTTTCTTGATCTTTCCTCTGCAGTTTTACGGGGAATTCCGTAGAGCTCGGACATTAGGATCATGTTCTGCCAGGCAGAAAGATCAACATAGGCATTGGATGTTTCCGGGACCACCCCAATGGTCTGTTTTGCCTTTAAAGGTTCCTTCTGGATGTTAAAGCCCATGATGATTGATTTACCATGGTCTGGTTTGATTATTCCAGTGAGCATCCTGACTGTGGTGGTTTTACCCGCACCATTGGGTCCCAGGAATCCGAATATTTCTCCCTTTTTTACCTCAAAACTCACATCATCTACTGCAGTCAATCCACCATAGACTTTGGTGAGGTTTTGAGCTTTAATCACACTATCCATCCATTATCACCTTGAAGAGATCATTGCTTTTTTCCACAGTCCAAACATAAAGTGGTGTTGCGATTGGTTTTTAGAACCATTCCACATTTTTCACAATTATGTGGTGGACTAATGGTTAATGAAT
This portion of the Methanobacterium sp. Maddingley MBC34 genome encodes:
- a CDS encoding daunorubicin resistance ABC transporter ATP-binding subunit (PFAM: ABC transporter~TIGRFAM: daunorubicin resistance ABC transporter ATP-binding subunit); the encoded protein is MDSVIKAQNLTKVYGGLTAVDDVSFEVKKGEIFGFLGPNGAGKTTTVRMLTGIIKPDHGKSIIMGFNIQKEPLKAKQTIGVVPETSNAYVDLSAWQNMILMSELYGIPRKTAEERSRNLLEKMGLYQRKDDKVKGFSKGMKQRLILAMALVNDPELLFLDEPTSGLDVQSTRLIRKILQEFPQEGKTIFLTTHNMDEASHLSDRVAIISHGKIAAIDRPEKLKNQIKNLHSVKISFDERVSLENLTGIPYINDIKKEGDNLIIFTDNVSDLITSLTSFAESRNMKIMSLNTMAPSLEEVFIQLTREDE